The Halobellus sp. MBLA0158 genome has a window encoding:
- a CDS encoding lycopene cyclase domain-containing protein, with the protein MTTTLTYLQFHLAFLLPAVMLLVATGAVSRARIGESATPWSSGGLRRYWVGVAIITVVAVVYTTPWDNLLIARGVWWYGDGTTIATVGHAPIEEYLFILVQPWLTALWLSHLSVPTTWPETERPVAGRVVALALAAGIGLLGWRLLALDATFYLGAILAWAAPVVALQWAVGAPQLWARRRLVAAGTLLPTLYLCTVDRVAIELGIWVLSEQYTTGLYLLGLPVEEATFFLVTNLFVVQGLVLYRPVVAELLSADSIPGAAWRRRLRTLGIDIDADVER; encoded by the coding sequence ATGACGACGACGCTCACGTACCTCCAGTTTCACCTGGCGTTCCTGTTGCCCGCAGTGATGCTCCTCGTCGCGACCGGGGCGGTGAGCCGCGCCCGGATCGGGGAGTCGGCGACACCGTGGAGCAGTGGCGGCCTCCGCCGGTACTGGGTCGGGGTGGCGATCATCACCGTCGTCGCCGTGGTGTACACGACGCCGTGGGACAATCTGCTCATCGCGCGCGGCGTCTGGTGGTACGGCGACGGCACCACGATCGCTACGGTCGGCCACGCACCGATCGAGGAGTACCTCTTCATCCTCGTCCAGCCCTGGCTGACCGCGCTGTGGCTCTCGCACCTGTCGGTCCCGACCACGTGGCCGGAGACCGAACGTCCCGTCGCCGGTCGGGTCGTCGCGCTCGCGCTCGCCGCGGGGATCGGCCTCCTCGGATGGCGGCTGCTCGCGCTCGATGCGACGTTCTACCTCGGGGCGATCCTCGCGTGGGCGGCGCCGGTGGTCGCCCTGCAGTGGGCCGTCGGCGCGCCGCAGTTGTGGGCGCGGCGCCGACTCGTCGCGGCCGGGACGCTCCTCCCGACGCTGTATCTGTGTACCGTCGACCGAGTCGCCATCGAACTCGGGATCTGGGTGCTCTCCGAGCAGTACACCACGGGACTGTACCTCCTCGGCCTTCCCGTCGAGGAGGCGACGTTCTTCCTCGTGACCAATCTGTTCGTGGTCCAGGGGCTCGTCCTGTACCGGCCGGTCGTGGCCGAACTGCTGTCGGCCGACTCGATCCCGGGAGCGGCCTGGCGCCGACGGCTCCGAACGCTCGGGATCGACATCGACGCCGACGTCGAGCGGTGA
- a CDS encoding bacteriorhodopsin — protein MPQPGSEGIWLWIGTLGMFLGMLYFIARGWGETDRRRQEFYIVTIFITAIAFVNYLAMALGFGLTTVTVGGEELPIYWARYTDWFFTTPLLLIDLGLLAGANRNELASLVGLDMLMIGTGVLATLSGGAGVLSEGARRIVWWGVSTGFLLVLLYMLYGSLDEKASQLSGDAASTFSTLRTLIVVVWLIYPVWWIVGTEGLRIVPLYVETAGFMVLDLVAKVGFGIILLSSREVLDAAGSAAGAEPAD, from the coding sequence ATGCCGCAACCTGGTAGCGAAGGAATATGGCTGTGGATCGGCACGCTCGGAATGTTCCTGGGGATGCTGTACTTCATCGCCAGGGGCTGGGGCGAAACGGACAGACGGAGACAGGAGTTCTATATCGTCACGATATTCATCACCGCCATCGCGTTCGTAAACTACCTCGCGATGGCGCTCGGCTTCGGGCTCACGACCGTCACGGTCGGCGGCGAGGAGCTGCCGATCTACTGGGCCCGGTACACCGACTGGTTCTTCACGACCCCGCTGTTGCTCATCGACCTCGGGCTCCTCGCCGGGGCGAACCGGAACGAGCTCGCCTCGCTCGTCGGCCTCGACATGCTGATGATCGGCACCGGCGTGCTGGCGACGCTGTCGGGCGGTGCCGGCGTCCTCTCCGAGGGCGCGCGCCGGATCGTCTGGTGGGGCGTCTCGACGGGCTTCCTGCTCGTCCTGCTGTATATGCTATACGGCTCCCTCGACGAGAAGGCCAGTCAGCTCTCCGGCGACGCCGCGTCGACGTTCAGCACGCTCCGGACGCTGATCGTCGTTGTCTGGCTGATCTACCCGGTCTGGTGGATCGTCGGTACCGAGGGGCTCCGGATCGTCCCGCTGTACGTCGAGACGGCCGGATTTATGGTGCTGGACCTGGTTGCTAAGGTCGGATTCGGGATCATCCTGCTGTCGAGCCGCGAGGTCCTCGACGCCGCCGGCTCGGCCGCGGGCGCCGAACCCGCCGACTGA
- a CDS encoding PAS domain S-box protein, with protein MGVGGDGETTIYERRTASTDDPPTSASTDAVDESLKTRAMDEAPVGITVADARKPDMPLVYANAAFERITGYPPEYAVGRNCRFLQGEETRDEPVAEMRRAIEEGRTTTVELRNYRRDGELFWNEVTLAPLRDGAGEIAYFVGFQQDVTRRKRAERAAEHRAARIEREREAQKRLLERLNGVVADVTEAVTRADSRADLERRVAETVRGAYAGAWIGTYDPSAEAIVPRESVGETGGIGVDDALPIGGCDDSEAPTGHGTAAITGATITAVADACADQYVHIESVDGDGGDRVSAVAAVPLHYGDVTYGIVAVYADATPFHNYERAVLTALGRSIATGINALESHRTLQSESAVEVRFETRDHPLVAFADALGCRLRYAGSLADRERSTMLFEIGREDTGSPVDAAAVRDAAEITPSIEVHSVLAESADSPVVELSVADSRFRDLLEEHGAELRALGVDAASATSTVEVGREAMAQSLADAVMERFADAELVGYQRRTQRNETRREFVAELQSELTERQQAALTRAYTAGYFEWPHEATGDEIAESMGIGRSTFHQHLRSAQRKLVGAVVDDDVLRSREIDGHGSN; from the coding sequence ATGGGTGTGGGTGGAGACGGCGAGACGACGATCTACGAGCGGCGGACGGCCAGCACCGACGACCCGCCGACGTCCGCCAGCACCGACGCCGTCGACGAGTCGCTGAAGACGCGGGCGATGGACGAGGCGCCGGTCGGCATCACCGTCGCCGACGCCAGGAAGCCGGATATGCCGCTCGTGTACGCCAACGCCGCCTTCGAGCGGATCACGGGCTACCCGCCGGAGTACGCCGTCGGGCGCAACTGTCGGTTCCTCCAGGGCGAAGAGACCCGCGACGAACCGGTCGCCGAGATGCGGCGGGCCATCGAGGAGGGGCGGACGACGACGGTCGAACTCCGGAACTACCGCCGGGACGGCGAACTCTTCTGGAACGAGGTGACTCTCGCCCCGCTCCGGGACGGCGCCGGCGAGATCGCGTACTTCGTCGGCTTCCAGCAGGACGTCACGCGACGCAAGCGCGCCGAGCGGGCCGCAGAGCACCGCGCGGCGCGGATCGAGCGCGAGCGCGAGGCGCAAAAGCGCTTGTTGGAGCGCCTCAACGGCGTCGTCGCCGACGTCACGGAAGCGGTGACGCGGGCGGATTCGCGGGCCGACCTCGAACGGCGCGTCGCCGAGACGGTCCGCGGGGCGTACGCCGGCGCGTGGATCGGCACGTACGACCCCTCGGCGGAGGCGATCGTACCCCGGGAGTCCGTCGGCGAGACCGGTGGCATCGGCGTCGACGACGCGCTCCCCATCGGCGGCTGCGACGATAGCGAGGCCCCGACCGGCCACGGGACGGCCGCCATCACGGGCGCCACCATCACAGCCGTCGCGGACGCGTGTGCCGACCAGTACGTTCACATCGAGTCCGTCGACGGCGACGGGGGAGACCGCGTCTCCGCCGTCGCTGCCGTCCCCCTCCACTACGGCGACGTGACCTACGGGATCGTGGCCGTGTACGCGGACGCGACGCCGTTCCACAACTACGAGCGGGCGGTGCTGACGGCGCTCGGTCGCTCGATCGCGACCGGGATCAACGCCCTGGAGAGCCACCGGACGCTCCAGAGCGAGTCCGCCGTCGAGGTCCGGTTCGAGACGCGCGACCACCCGCTCGTCGCGTTCGCCGACGCGCTCGGGTGCCGGCTCCGGTACGCGGGGAGCCTCGCCGACCGCGAGCGCTCGACGATGCTCTTCGAGATCGGCCGCGAGGACACGGGCTCGCCGGTCGACGCGGCCGCGGTCCGCGACGCCGCGGAGATCACGCCCTCGATCGAGGTCCACAGCGTACTGGCCGAATCCGCGGACAGCCCGGTGGTCGAGCTCTCGGTGGCCGACTCGCGGTTCCGCGACCTGCTCGAAGAGCACGGAGCCGAGCTCCGGGCGCTCGGAGTCGACGCCGCGAGCGCGACGAGCACCGTCGAGGTGGGTCGCGAAGCGATGGCGCAGTCGCTGGCCGACGCCGTGATGGAGCGCTTCGCGGACGCGGAACTGGTCGGATACCAGCGGCGAACCCAGCGCAACGAGACGCGGCGGGAGTTCGTCGCCGAACTCCAGTCCGAACTGACCGAGCGGCAACAGGCGGCGCTGACCCGCGCGTACACGGCCGGCTACTTCGAGTGGCCCCACGAGGCGACCGGCGACGAGATCGCCGAGTCGATGGGGATCGGCCGCTCGACCTTTCATCAACATCTCCGGAGCGCCCAGCGAAAGCTCGTCGGCGCCGTCGTCGACGACGACGTCCTGCGGTCTCGGGAGATCGACGGCCACGGGTCCAACTAG
- a CDS encoding V-type ATP synthase subunit B, with protein sequence MKEYQTITEISGPLVYAEIDEPIGYDEIVEIETAQGETLRGQVLESSDGVVAIQVFEGTSGIDQQASVRFLGETMKMPVTEDLLGRVLDGSGRPIDNGPDIVPDERRDIVGAAINPYSREYPEEFIETGVSAIDGMNTLVRGQKLPIFSSSGQPHSELAMQIARQASVPEEEEGEGEGSEFAVIFGAMGITAEEANEFMEDFERTGALERSVVFMNLADDPAVERTVTPRMVLTTAEYLAFEKDYHVLVILTDMTNYCEALREIGAAREEVPGRRGYPGYMYTDLAQLYERAGRIEGREGSVTQIPILTMPGDDDTHPIPDLTGYITEGQIYVDPDLNSQGIEPPINVLPSLSRLMDDGIGEGLTRADHGDVSDQMYAAYAEGEDLRDLVNIVGREALSERDNKYLDFADRFEEEFVDQGFDTNRDLEETLEIGWDLLSMLPKEELNRVDEEFIEEHYREDVEADSATEEEATAD encoded by the coding sequence ATGAAAGAGTACCAAACCATCACCGAGATCAGCGGCCCCCTCGTGTACGCCGAGATCGACGAACCGATCGGCTACGACGAGATCGTCGAGATCGAGACCGCCCAGGGCGAGACCCTGCGCGGGCAGGTCCTCGAATCCTCCGACGGCGTCGTCGCCATTCAGGTGTTCGAGGGGACGAGCGGTATCGACCAGCAAGCGTCCGTTCGCTTCCTCGGCGAGACGATGAAGATGCCCGTCACCGAGGACCTCCTCGGACGGGTCCTCGACGGGTCGGGCCGACCGATCGACAACGGCCCCGACATCGTCCCCGACGAGCGTCGGGACATCGTCGGCGCCGCGATCAACCCCTACTCCCGGGAGTACCCCGAGGAGTTCATCGAGACGGGCGTCTCGGCCATCGACGGGATGAACACGCTCGTCCGCGGCCAGAAGCTCCCGATCTTCTCCAGTTCGGGCCAGCCTCACAGCGAGCTGGCGATGCAGATCGCCCGCCAGGCCAGCGTCCCCGAAGAGGAAGAAGGCGAAGGCGAAGGCTCCGAGTTCGCCGTCATCTTCGGCGCGATGGGGATCACCGCCGAGGAGGCGAACGAGTTTATGGAGGACTTCGAGCGCACGGGCGCGCTCGAACGCTCCGTGGTCTTCATGAACCTCGCGGACGACCCCGCCGTCGAGCGGACGGTCACCCCGCGGATGGTCCTGACCACCGCCGAGTACCTCGCCTTCGAGAAGGATTACCACGTGCTGGTGATCCTGACCGACATGACCAACTACTGCGAGGCGCTCCGCGAGATCGGTGCGGCCCGCGAGGAGGTCCCGGGCCGACGCGGGTACCCCGGATACATGTACACCGACCTGGCGCAGCTCTACGAGCGCGCCGGCCGGATCGAGGGCCGCGAGGGCTCCGTCACGCAGATCCCGATCCTCACGATGCCGGGCGACGACGACACCCACCCGATCCCGGACCTGACGGGCTACATCACCGAGGGGCAGATCTACGTCGACCCCGACCTCAACAGCCAGGGGATCGAACCGCCGATCAACGTCCTGCCCAGCCTCTCGCGGCTGATGGACGACGGGATCGGCGAGGGCCTCACCCGCGCGGACCACGGCGACGTCTCCGACCAGATGTACGCCGCCTACGCCGAGGGCGAGGACCTGCGCGACCTCGTGAACATCGTCGGTCGCGAGGCGCTCTCGGAGCGTGACAACAAGTACCTCGACTTCGCGGACCGCTTCGAGGAGGAGTTCGTCGACCAGGGCTTCGACACCAACCGCGACCTCGAAGAGACCCTCGAGATCGGCTGGGACCTCCTGTCGATGCTGCCCAAGGAGGAGCTCAACCGCGTCGACGAGGAGTTCATCGAAGAGCACTACCGCGAGGACGTCGAGGCCGACAGCGCGACCGAAGAGGAAGCGACGGCCGACTGA
- a CDS encoding ATP synthase subunit A, whose protein sequence is MSQTEQSVREDGIIASVSGPVVTARDLDARMNDVVYVGDEGLMGEVIEIEGDTTTIQVYEETSGIAPGEPVENTGDPLTVDLGPGLLDTIYDGVQRPLDVLEDKMGSPYLDRGVDAPGIELDEEWEFEPEVEEGDEVGRGDVVGVVEETITIDHKVMVPPDALEEGETAEVVSVESGSFTVDETVVELDNGVDVQMRQEWPVREARPTVEKKTPRTPLVSGQRILDGLFPIAKGGTAAIPGPFGSGKTVTQHQLAKYADADIIIYVGCGERGNEMTEVIDDFPELEDPSTGNPLMARTSLIANTSNMPVAARESCVYTGITIAEFYRDMGYDVALMADSTSRWAEAMREISSRLEEMPGEEGYPAYLAARLSQFYERAGYFENVNGTEGSVSAIGAVSPPGGDFSEPVTQNTLRIVKTFWALDADLAERRHFPSINWNESYSLYKDQLDPWFQDEVADDWPEKRQWAVDVLDEEAELQEIVQLVGKDALPEDQQLTLEVARYLREAYLQQNAFHPVDTYCPPEKTYLMLTTIETFNDEAFDALEAGVPVDEIIDIDAAPRINRIGVQEDYEEFVEELTSDITEQLRSLY, encoded by the coding sequence ATGAGTCAGACAGAACAGTCCGTCCGCGAGGACGGCATCATCGCGAGCGTGAGTGGTCCCGTCGTGACCGCCCGCGATCTCGACGCCCGAATGAACGACGTCGTCTACGTGGGCGACGAGGGGCTGATGGGCGAAGTCATCGAGATCGAGGGCGACACGACGACGATCCAAGTGTACGAAGAGACCTCCGGGATCGCCCCCGGAGAGCCAGTCGAGAACACCGGCGACCCCCTGACCGTCGACCTCGGTCCGGGGCTGCTCGACACCATCTACGACGGCGTCCAGCGTCCGCTCGACGTCCTCGAAGACAAGATGGGCAGCCCGTACCTCGACCGCGGCGTGGACGCGCCGGGGATCGAACTCGACGAGGAGTGGGAGTTCGAGCCCGAAGTCGAGGAGGGCGACGAGGTCGGCCGCGGCGACGTGGTCGGCGTCGTCGAGGAGACGATCACCATCGACCACAAGGTGATGGTGCCGCCGGACGCCCTCGAAGAGGGCGAGACCGCGGAAGTCGTCTCCGTCGAGTCGGGGTCGTTCACCGTCGACGAGACGGTCGTCGAACTCGACAACGGCGTCGACGTCCAGATGCGCCAGGAGTGGCCGGTCCGTGAGGCCCGGCCCACGGTCGAGAAGAAGACGCCGCGGACGCCGCTGGTCTCCGGCCAGCGCATCCTCGACGGCCTCTTCCCGATCGCGAAGGGCGGGACCGCCGCCATTCCGGGGCCGTTCGGCTCCGGGAAGACGGTCACCCAGCACCAGCTCGCGAAGTACGCCGACGCCGATATCATCATCTACGTCGGCTGCGGCGAGCGCGGCAACGAGATGACCGAGGTCATCGACGACTTCCCCGAGCTGGAAGACCCTTCGACGGGGAACCCCCTGATGGCCCGGACATCGCTCATCGCCAACACCTCGAATATGCCCGTCGCGGCCCGCGAGTCCTGCGTCTACACCGGGATCACGATCGCGGAGTTCTACCGCGATATGGGCTACGACGTCGCGCTGATGGCCGACTCCACCTCGCGGTGGGCCGAGGCGATGCGGGAGATCTCCTCGCGGCTGGAGGAGATGCCCGGCGAGGAGGGCTACCCCGCCTACCTGGCCGCGCGCCTCTCGCAGTTCTACGAGCGCGCCGGCTACTTCGAGAACGTCAACGGGACCGAGGGCTCGGTCTCGGCGATCGGCGCGGTCTCGCCGCCCGGCGGCGACTTCTCCGAGCCGGTCACCCAGAACACCCTGCGCATCGTCAAGACCTTCTGGGCGCTCGACGCGGACCTGGCCGAACGCCGGCACTTCCCGTCGATCAACTGGAACGAGTCCTACTCGCTGTACAAGGACCAGCTCGACCCCTGGTTCCAGGACGAGGTCGCCGACGACTGGCCCGAGAAGCGCCAGTGGGCGGTCGACGTCCTCGACGAGGAGGCCGAGCTCCAGGAGATCGTCCAGCTCGTCGGCAAGGACGCCCTGCCGGAGGACCAGCAGCTCACCCTCGAGGTCGCGCGCTACCTGCGCGAGGCCTACCTCCAGCAGAACGCGTTCCACCCGGTCGACACCTACTGTCCGCCGGAGAAGACCTACCTGATGCTGACGACGATCGAGACGTTCAACGACGAGGCCTTCGACGCGCTCGAGGCCGGCGTCCCGGTCGACGAGATCATCGACATCGACGCCGCGCCGCGGATCAACCGCATCGGCGTCCAGGAGGACTACGAGGAGTTCGTCGAGGAGCTCACATCGGACATCACGGAACAGCTCCGGAGTCTCTACTAA
- a CDS encoding V-type ATP synthase subunit F codes for MSQEIAVVGSPDFTTGFRLAGVRKFQNVPDEEKDEQLDEAVSEVLEDDDVGIVVMHDDDLDHLSRNVRNDVETSIEPTLVTLGGGAGAGGLRDQIKRAIGIDLMEED; via the coding sequence ATGAGCCAGGAGATCGCCGTCGTCGGGAGTCCGGACTTCACCACGGGGTTCCGCCTCGCGGGCGTCCGGAAGTTCCAGAACGTCCCCGACGAGGAGAAGGACGAACAGCTCGACGAGGCCGTCTCCGAGGTGCTCGAAGACGACGACGTCGGCATCGTGGTGATGCACGACGACGACCTCGATCATCTCTCCCGCAACGTCCGCAACGACGTCGAGACCAGCATCGAACCGACGCTTGTCACCCTCGGCGGCGGCGCGGGCGCCGGCGGCCTCCGAGACCAGATCAAACGCGCCATCGGCATCGACCTGATGGAGGAAGACTAA
- a CDS encoding V-type ATP synthase subunit C: protein MSTAGGSNPEYVTARVRARRSALYGDEEYRKLIRMGPAEIARFMEESDYEAEINALGSRHSGVDLIEYALNRNLAKQFDDLLRWADGRLYDLIARYLRKFDAWNVKTVIRGLYSDADREAVSDDLIRAGEFDDDFLDRLLDAPSIEEVVERLSGTIFGPGLEDAYDDYDDSGVLVPLENAIDRTYYDHLLEGLTVDEATQQYREFLEAEIDFRNARNALRLAQSGADIDPAEYFIDGGSLFSASELATLAQNRDELVTKIRESKYGDDLSEALDDLEDADSLIDFERALDEALLEYTDQLGHVFPLSITPIASYILAKEREVDNIRAIARGREAGLSEEQIEQELVIL from the coding sequence ATGAGTACTGCCGGCGGTTCCAATCCGGAGTACGTGACTGCCCGCGTCAGGGCGCGTCGAAGCGCCCTGTACGGGGACGAGGAGTACCGCAAGCTGATTCGGATGGGGCCGGCCGAGATCGCTCGGTTCATGGAGGAGTCCGACTACGAAGCGGAGATCAACGCGCTCGGCTCCCGCCACTCCGGCGTCGACCTCATCGAGTACGCGCTCAACCGCAACCTCGCGAAGCAGTTCGACGACCTGCTCCGCTGGGCCGACGGGCGCCTCTACGACCTCATCGCGCGCTACCTGCGCAAGTTCGACGCCTGGAACGTCAAGACCGTCATCCGCGGCCTCTATTCGGACGCCGACCGGGAGGCGGTCTCCGACGACCTCATCCGCGCCGGCGAGTTCGACGACGACTTCCTCGATCGGCTGCTCGACGCGCCGTCGATCGAGGAGGTCGTCGAGCGGCTCTCCGGGACGATCTTCGGCCCGGGGCTCGAAGACGCCTACGACGACTACGACGACTCGGGCGTCCTCGTTCCCCTGGAGAACGCGATCGACCGGACGTACTACGACCACCTCCTCGAGGGGCTCACCGTCGACGAGGCGACCCAGCAGTACCGCGAGTTCCTGGAGGCCGAGATCGACTTCCGGAACGCACGGAACGCGCTCCGGCTCGCCCAGAGCGGCGCCGACATCGACCCCGCCGAGTACTTCATCGACGGCGGATCGCTCTTTTCGGCGAGCGAGCTCGCGACGCTGGCGCAGAACCGCGACGAGCTCGTCACGAAGATACGCGAGTCGAAGTACGGAGACGACCTCTCGGAGGCGCTCGACGACCTCGAAGACGCCGACAGCCTCATCGACTTCGAGCGCGCGCTCGACGAGGCCCTCTTGGAGTACACCGACCAGCTCGGCCACGTGTTCCCGCTTTCGATCACCCCGATCGCCTCGTACATCCTGGCGAAGGAGCGCGAGGTCGACAACATCCGGGCGATCGCTCGCGGCCGCGAGGCCGGCCTCTCCGAGGAGCAGATCGAACAGGAACTGGTGATCCTATGA
- a CDS encoding V-type ATP synthase subunit E: protein MSLDNVVEDIRDEARARAEDIREQGERRAEEIVETAETDAEELLEARKEEVERQIEQEREQALSSAKLEAKQERLEARRDVLEDVRSQVEDELVALSGEKRETLTRALLEDAVAEFEGEESVSVYGRADDADLLEDLVADYDGFEYAGEYDCLGGVVVEGTGSRVRVNNTFDSVLEDVWEDNLKDVSEKLFDQ, encoded by the coding sequence ATGAGTTTGGACAACGTCGTCGAAGACATCCGAGACGAAGCCCGCGCGCGTGCAGAGGACATTCGTGAGCAGGGCGAGCGCCGCGCCGAGGAGATCGTCGAGACGGCAGAGACAGACGCCGAGGAGCTCCTCGAAGCCCGGAAGGAAGAGGTAGAGCGCCAGATCGAACAGGAGCGCGAACAGGCGCTCTCGAGCGCGAAGCTGGAAGCGAAGCAGGAGCGGCTCGAAGCCCGTCGCGACGTCCTCGAAGACGTCCGCTCGCAGGTCGAAGACGAGCTCGTGGCGCTCTCCGGCGAGAAGCGCGAGACGCTGACGCGCGCGCTCCTCGAGGACGCTGTCGCCGAGTTCGAAGGCGAGGAGTCGGTGTCGGTCTACGGCCGCGCCGACGACGCGGACCTGCTCGAAGACCTCGTCGCCGATTACGACGGCTTCGAGTACGCCGGCGAGTACGACTGTCTCGGCGGCGTGGTCGTCGAGGGCACCGGCTCCCGGGTCCGGGTGAACAACACCTTCGACTCGGTCCTCGAGGACGTCTGGGAGGACAACCTCAAGGACGTGAGCGAGAAACTGTTCGACCAATGA
- a CDS encoding V-type ATP synthase subunit I: protein MLRPEQMSKVSVTGSKAVMDDVIETAHGLNLLHVTEYDGSWEGFQPGSPIEGAEESSDRLVTVRSLESILDVDEEDAGPTRIVTDEALDEELEEIRTRVNDLDDRRQELRQDIRDVEDRIDAIDPFVDLGIDLDLLSGYDTLQVAVGEGDRDAIERAVIDAEEIRSHEIFAGDGVLGIFAYPTSDADASALTDALVSADFNSYEIPDADGTPSEYKKELEHEKQQLESKLSTVENELEAEKMDAAGFLLAAEEKLSIDVQKTEAPLSFATTENAFVAEGWIPSERYTEFTSAIKDEVGERVEIEELERATFSKDGTDHVREDVDPGGAAAADGGAEADARADGGSAVVMGDDEPPTVQDNPGPVKPFEILVQAVNRPSYYEFDPTVVLFLTFPAFFGFMIGDLGYGLIYTGIGYYLYSNFESPAFRSMGGVTIAAGIFTAVFGILYGELFGLHVIATYFWEGVVGLSHAPIEKGLSPAGIDWARGWLVVSVLVGILHLNVAWIFGFFEDLELHDLEHAIYENGSWLLMMNGLWVWVFSDALRSVAPEFIYTTFSSEGVLPLGFNGFPAMEVFTIPGVGPVTVPLLVFVVGLILLAAGEPIEVVEFLNVLVNVLSYTRIAAVLLAKAGMAFTVNLLFFGVYVTGHGGEAEWHFGLGHMPHVGDMYHGHEVTEIMFGGLVHGDAATILIGLLVLVLGHLLVLALGVTSAGLQAVRLEYVEFFNKFFDGGGREYEPFGYERQFTTED from the coding sequence ATGCTCAGACCTGAGCAGATGAGCAAGGTCTCGGTGACGGGATCGAAGGCCGTGATGGACGACGTCATCGAGACGGCCCACGGCCTGAACCTTCTGCACGTCACCGAGTACGACGGCTCCTGGGAGGGCTTCCAGCCGGGCAGCCCGATCGAGGGCGCCGAGGAGTCCTCGGACCGCCTCGTCACCGTGCGCTCGCTGGAGAGCATCCTCGACGTCGACGAGGAGGACGCCGGCCCGACCCGGATCGTCACCGACGAGGCGCTCGACGAGGAACTCGAAGAGATCCGGACCCGCGTCAACGACCTCGACGACCGGCGCCAGGAGCTCCGACAGGACATCCGCGACGTCGAAGACCGGATCGACGCGATCGACCCGTTCGTCGACCTCGGGATCGACCTCGATCTGCTGTCGGGCTACGACACGCTCCAGGTCGCCGTCGGCGAGGGCGACCGCGACGCGATCGAGCGCGCGGTCATCGACGCCGAGGAGATCCGCTCGCACGAGATCTTCGCGGGCGACGGCGTGCTGGGGATCTTCGCGTACCCGACGTCGGACGCCGACGCGTCGGCGCTCACCGACGCGCTCGTCAGCGCGGACTTCAACTCCTATGAGATCCCCGACGCCGACGGGACGCCGAGCGAGTACAAAAAGGAGCTCGAACACGAGAAACAGCAGCTCGAATCCAAGCTCTCGACGGTCGAAAACGAGCTCGAAGCCGAGAAGATGGACGCCGCGGGCTTCCTGCTCGCCGCCGAGGAGAAGCTCTCGATCGACGTCCAGAAGACGGAGGCGCCGCTCTCCTTTGCGACGACCGAGAACGCCTTCGTCGCCGAGGGCTGGATCCCGAGCGAGCGCTACACCGAGTTCACGAGCGCCATCAAGGACGAGGTCGGCGAGCGCGTCGAGATCGAAGAGCTCGAACGCGCGACGTTCTCGAAGGACGGGACCGACCACGTCCGCGAGGACGTCGACCCCGGCGGTGCGGCGGCGGCTGACGGCGGCGCGGAGGCCGACGCCCGCGCCGACGGCGGCAGCGCGGTCGTGATGGGCGACGACGAGCCGCCGACCGTCCAGGACAACCCCGGCCCGGTCAAGCCGTTCGAGATCCTGGTGCAGGCGGTCAACCGCCCGAGCTACTACGAGTTCGACCCGACGGTCGTGCTCTTCCTCACGTTCCCGGCGTTCTTCGGCTTCATGATCGGGGACCTCGGCTACGGGCTCATCTACACCGGAATCGGGTACTACCTCTACAGCAACTTCGAGAGCCCGGCGTTCCGGAGTATGGGCGGCGTGACGATCGCCGCGGGGATCTTCACCGCGGTCTTCGGGATCCTCTACGGCGAGCTGTTCGGCCTCCACGTCATCGCGACGTACTTCTGGGAGGGCGTCGTCGGCCTCTCCCACGCCCCGATCGAGAAGGGCCTCTCGCCCGCCGGCATCGACTGGGCCCGCGGCTGGCTCGTCGTGAGCGTGCTGGTCGGCATCCTTCACCTGAACGTGGCGTGGATCTTCGGGTTCTTCGAGGACCTCGAACTCCACGACCTCGAACACGCGATCTACGAGAACGGCTCGTGGCTCCTGATGATGAACGGCCTGTGGGTGTGGGTCTTCAGCGACGCGCTCCGCTCTGTCGCGCCGGAGTTCATCTACACGACGTTCTCCAGTGAGGGCGTTCTGCCCCTCGGATTCAACGGCTTCCCGGCGATGGAGGTCTTCACCATCCCCGGCGTCGGACCGGTTACGGTGCCGCTTCTGGTCTTCGTCGTCGGTCTGATCCTGCTCGCGGCCGGCGAGCCGATCGAGGTCGTCGAGTTCCTGAACGTGCTCGTGAACGTGCTCTCGTACACCCGGATCGCCGCGGTGCTGCTCGCGAAGGCGGGGATGGCCTTCACGGTCAATCTCCTGTTCTTCGGCGTCTACGTCACCGGCCACGGCGGCGAGGCCGAGTGGCACTTCGGCCTGGGCCACATGCCCCACGTCGGCGATATGTACCACGGCCACGAGGTCACCGAGATTATGTTCGGCGGCCTCGTCCACGGCGACGCGGCGACGATCCTGATCGGGCTCCTCGTGCTGGTGCTCGGACACCTGCTCGTCCTGGCGCTCGGCGTCACGAGCGCTGGCCTGCAGGCGGTGCGTCTCGAGTACGTCGAGTTCTTCAACAAGTTCTTCGACGGCGGCGGCCGCGAGTACGAGCCCTTCGGCTACGAGCGGCAGTTCACGACCGAGGACTGA